The Nitrospiraceae bacterium sequence CGAAGGGAAGCGTATCGGTTAGCAGAAACCATTTGGGATGAGGGATGTGTCGTTGAAATGGGGCAACCACTGTATCAGGTTTGGCACTTTTCGATGGATCCCACGAGGTCTCTGCCGGTCATGGCTATTCCTCTTTCATTGTTTTTCTCCCCACACCGGATTTCCAATATATTCGAGGAATCCCAGAAGTCAGGAACCGATTCGGGGGGAAATGTAGATCCTGAGGGATTTACTACAACCCTAGATGAGAGGTCGGGAGCCCAGTCATTATTTATTGAACATTTTCAAAAGCCCCGGCGCGTATTTATCCGTGCTCTTAATGAAAAACATGATGTGTTGGCGATTTTTTCTGATTGGGGGTGGCGGACCGAACGAACATTTTCAATGCGAGGTACTCAAGGGGTATCCGTGCCTATGTGGCCGAACCCGGTTGTCACAGGGCTCGTCAAATTCCCGGTTGCTTGGGTCGAGCGGGAAGGGCAGCATGTGACATTTGATAGCGTGATTGTTCCTGTGCCGGACGAGCATGCTCTTGTTGTGCTGGAGCCCATCGGAGAGTTCAAAGAAGAGGAAAACCAGATTTCACGCCGGGTTGATACGGAAGACATTTTTCTTCAGGGGTTAGAAGCTCTGATCGAATCCAATTGGGCTCCTGCGATAACCGAAGGACTGCCCATGAAAGGGTATCTCCCAGGTAATAAGCGGACGGCAGTGGGTGTTGTCCATGTGCAAGAAAGAAAAATTCGTGACATCCAATTTCAGCATTGGCCGGAGGACCCCTTTTTTCTGCAAAGCTTACAAGATCTTCAAAAAAAGTTATTGGGGGCCTGTCCGGAGTGTCAGGATTCCGGTCAGGCTATCGCCCATCTCTCCGATCCGGTTAAAACATTTCGCTTGCAACTCACTCTGGTGAAAGACATTTCCGCTCTCCATCTTGGCAGTCCCTCCCATTAACCTGACACGCAATCTTCTCATTCCGATGAATCTATGTGTGGGTGCGGGGCGACTATCCCTGCTCTTGGTATTTAAGCCGGTTGAATTAAACTTGGCCAGTGCCGGCGTAGGGTTTCCTCGGCAGCCTTAGCAAGGATCTCATCGATGGAATGATCCCGGCTGAATACTCGCAGGGTGATCATTCGGGCTGGAAGATACTGGAGGTATTTTTGAAGGATGTCTTTTTCGACCGTGCCTTTGGCCGGGTTCCAGACGAATATTTGAAAGTTTCCCATATTGAGCAAATTAATGGGGCGGGGGTCCTTATGAGCAAAGTCTATTCGAATATCCTGGTGACGATATTGAGTAGGTAACAGTCGACGCATCCGGCTCAGAAAGACCTGAGGTTGAAAGGATGATGATGCCGGCTGAATGATGGGGAGCAGCGTGCTGAATGCCGTTTTCCACTTCACGTGCCTTCCGATAATTTGACTCCACTCCATTCCCAATTGTCGTTTATGCATGGAACGGGCGTGCGTCCATGTACGAACCGTTTCGATGACGTACCAATCGGTTAACTGCAGGTAATGCGGTAAGGACTGGAGAGGATTTTTTTTGCACAGGATCTCCATGGTGGGTTGGAAAATTTCCTGAAGATGGATGTCGATCGCCCGTGTGGTGCGATGGTAGTAGACGTTGGCGTAGAGATAGAGTCGCGCGTGTAAAAACATTTGCAATGCCGGAAGACCTGATTGGTGGATTGTGAGTCCCTGTGATGTAAAGAAGGTGTAATGAAGGAGTCGTTCAATATCTACGGGGCCAATGGCTACTCCGCACATGTAGGAATCCCTGAGGACGTAGTCGCAATTGTCCGGGGTATAAATTCCCCCGAGAAGGGGTTGTAAGGCGATAACCCACGGCGGCAGATACTTTGTCGATTTATGAGGATCTTTGAGAATAAGGAAGGCGATATGTTCCGGGTCTAATTGCTCTCCTGGAGCAAATGGCCCGGATGGACTCCGACGGATCTTTTTGATAATTGGCCCCAAATGGTCGCGGATAATGTGTTGGCCGATCACTTCATGCGTCAGATGAAATTGATGCAGGAAATGATGATCGAAAAAATGGCAAAACGGGCCATGTCCGATATCATGGAGCAGGGCTGTTATACGAATCAATTCTTCCAGAAAATGACAGGATGGTACCTCGGAGACGGTTTGGCAAAGGGACGGATAGAGGCGAGCCATAAACCGACCTGCCAGGTGCATGGTTCCGAGGGAGTGCTGGAAGCGGGTATGCTCGGCGCCCGGATAGACCCAATGCGCACTTTGAAGTTGGAGGATATACCGAAGACGTTGAACCCAGGGAGAATCAATCAAATCCTTTTCGGTCTGTTCCGTAGAATCCGGTTCCTGATAGGGAACGGTGATGGAAATATAGCCGTGAATAGGGTCAGCAAGAAGCGAGACGCCATCAAACGGTGATGAGAGTGGTTCTAGCACGGACATGGGCTAAGTGTCTCTCCCCGACCCCAAGGTTTCGCCCGTCGGGGTGTGCTGAATTGTCAGAAAATGCATGGCATAAAAAGTATTCACGGTTAGGATTTGCTGGTGCGCCATCTTTGTTTTTTTGCTAGGAATTCTTGGCCCTGCGGTATCGTGTGATGGCCCATCGCATGACGGGGTAGGCGATCAAGGATCCGGCAAACGCCAGGGTACAGGCCCCAACGAGAAAAGGAATGAGGTAGGAGGAAAGCATGTCAAATATATTGTCCACCCTCATCTGACCCCACTCAATTGTGACTGATGAGGATGCGCCCATCAATAGCATTCCGGTATAGAGACTGGCGGCCAAAATTGGAATAAGTGTCCAGGGATTGTTGATCAGGGACCCCAGAAAGAGTGCTAAAAAATTCAGCCGGAAGGCCCAGGCACAAAATACTACGCTGGCGGTGTGGAACAAATAATGCGGTGCAAAGGCGATAAACACACCTAGAGCAAATGCCAAAGCTGTGCGGTGAGGAGTTTCCCGAAGATGTAAGACATGTGTCAATTGTTGGCGGACAGCCTCAAGAGTTACCATGGACAGCTTCCTGGCATTCTCTTACTCCTGAAAATGGACATAACTGTGCGATACCAATTTTTGAGTTCTGCCGTCTTGATGCGCTATTTGCACTCCTAAACGACGAGGGGTAATGACACCAATGGCAGTGACAGGAATCCGGAGTTGTTTGACGGCCAATTCCATGCGGTGTTGTTTCTGGGGAGACACGGTAAATAGTAATTCATATTCTTCTCCTCCGTGGAGAGCCCAGGATAGAGGATCTACCCTCATCTTTGAAGCATAGGCGATGAGATGAGGTGACATGGGAAGGCTGGCTTCCTGAATGAGGGCACCCACTCGGCTTTGTTGGCATAAATGTTCGATATCTCCTGAGAGGCCATCAGATAGGTCTAAGGCCGCCGAAGCCAAACGGCGCGAAGACAGCAACCGTCCTAAGGCAATACGAGGGGTGGGCTGGAGATGGCGCTTAACTAAAAACTTCATGGGTTGGCGCAATTTTGAAATCTTTCCGCGCGAAGGGTGATGGGTCAGATAGTCCAATCCTGCAGCTGAGTTACCTAAGGACCCACTGACATAGATGATATCTCCCTTCTGAGCCCCACTCCGTGTTAACGCCTGGCCGGGTTTAACCTGTCCGAGTATGGTGATTGCCAGAAACAATGAGGAACGTGATGCTGAAGTATCCCCACCCACAAGTTGAACCCCATGGGCTTTGCAAGGAACGGAAAGCCCACGATATAGGTCCTTCCAGTCTCCATATCTCACATGAGAGGGAAGGGCTACAGCCACCAGGATATACGAGGGAATGGCTCCCATCGCGGCCATGTCGCTGAGATTGGCTACGGCGGCCTTGTAGCCAAGGTCAAAAAATGAAGAGGTATTTTTAGAGAAATGAATGTTTTCAATGAGGAGGTCGGTGGATATGACGAGGTGGGCTGATGAGGGGTGGGCCAGAACCGCCGCATCGTCTCCCATGCCAATGAGGGTACGTGGGCCGGGCAGGGAAAATCCACCATTCAGAGCGCGAATAAGTTGGAATTCCCCTATTGTTGAAACGAGCGCCTGGCGGCGGGAAGGGGACATGATAAAGAGTCAGCGTGTCTTGGTAATGGATTGTCGTAAAGGGCGACGGGTGACCGGGGATGCAACTTTTTTTCGACGGCCGGAAGAACTATGTCCATGAGTCATTGACGAGTTCAAGTCGTGACGATTTTTCCTGCGCAGGGCGACTTTGAGAACTTCGGACATATTCTCCACATAAATAAATTCAAGGCCCCGTAGGAGATGTTTGGGAATATCATCGAGGTCTTTCTGATTTCTTTTAGGGATCACAATGGTTTTGATATGAGCCCGTTTAGCGGCTAACACTTTTTCCTTTAAACCGCCAATGGCTAGTATTCTGCCGCGAAGCGTGACTTCTCCTGTCATTGCCAAGTCTCGTCTGACAGGTTGATTGCTGAGACAGGATGCAAGGGCCGTCGCCATTGTAATACCTGCGGACGGTCCGTCCTTGGGGATGGCCCCGGCCGGAACGTGAACGTGAATGTCCTGTTTAGTGAAAAGATCAGGATTAATTCCCAAAGACTTGGCCTGGGAGCGAATATAGGTAAGTGCGGCATGAGCAGATTCTTTCATGACGTCGCCGAGATGACCTGTTAAGGTCAAGAGGCCTTTTCCCTTGATGGCCGAAGCTTCGATGTATAAGAC is a genomic window containing:
- a CDS encoding HD domain-containing protein gives rise to the protein MSVLEPLSSPFDGVSLLADPIHGYISITVPYQEPDSTEQTEKDLIDSPWVQRLRYILQLQSAHWVYPGAEHTRFQHSLGTMHLAGRFMARLYPSLCQTVSEVPSCHFLEELIRITALLHDIGHGPFCHFFDHHFLHQFHLTHEVIGQHIIRDHLGPIIKKIRRSPSGPFAPGEQLDPEHIAFLILKDPHKSTKYLPPWVIALQPLLGGIYTPDNCDYVLRDSYMCGVAIGPVDIERLLHYTFFTSQGLTIHQSGLPALQMFLHARLYLYANVYYHRTTRAIDIHLQEIFQPTMEILCKKNPLQSLPHYLQLTDWYVIETVRTWTHARSMHKRQLGMEWSQIIGRHVKWKTAFSTLLPIIQPASSSFQPQVFLSRMRRLLPTQYRHQDIRIDFAHKDPRPINLLNMGNFQIFVWNPAKGTVEKDILQKYLQYLPARMITLRVFSRDHSIDEILAKAAEETLRRHWPSLIQPA
- a CDS encoding DUF2062 domain-containing protein; translation: MVTLEAVRQQLTHVLHLRETPHRTALAFALGVFIAFAPHYLFHTASVVFCAWAFRLNFLALFLGSLINNPWTLIPILAASLYTGMLLMGASSSVTIEWGQMRVDNIFDMLSSYLIPFLVGACTLAFAGSLIAYPVMRWAITRYRRAKNS
- the thiL gene encoding thiamine-phosphate kinase is translated as MSPSRRQALVSTIGEFQLIRALNGGFSLPGPRTLIGMGDDAAVLAHPSSAHLVISTDLLIENIHFSKNTSSFFDLGYKAAVANLSDMAAMGAIPSYILVAVALPSHVRYGDWKDLYRGLSVPCKAHGVQLVGGDTSASRSSLFLAITILGQVKPGQALTRSGAQKGDIIYVSGSLGNSAAGLDYLTHHPSRGKISKLRQPMKFLVKRHLQPTPRIALGRLLSSRRLASAALDLSDGLSGDIEHLCQQSRVGALIQEASLPMSPHLIAYASKMRVDPLSWALHGGEEYELLFTVSPQKQHRMELAVKQLRIPVTAIGVITPRRLGVQIAHQDGRTQKLVSHSYVHFQE